A segment of the Oncorhynchus tshawytscha isolate Ot180627B linkage group LG06, Otsh_v2.0, whole genome shotgun sequence genome:
CTCACTTGCCAGGTCACAGGCTCTGCCTTCTCATTCAGGCCTTTGAAACAAAAATGAAAACCTTATTAATAaaatcagtcacacacacatgcataattCATTTAATGTTGACCTGCCATGGGTCCAGTGATTGAAGTCAGATAGCAGGTTTGGGTAGATTAAATCTGGACAAGTTTATTTCAATTTGTCAATTTAGCTGCTCTGTGGAAGTAGCTATACATTAGAACGGCGATATGTTAATTCTTCCATAGTAGCTGTTATACCTTGGCTAGTAGAAAGGGTCGGAACCAATTTTCAACTAATTTACTTAGTTCTCGATTCGAAAGAAAAGTGTATCTTAAATGTCCGTGTTCAGTTGCAAGTGGTTCTCCAAAAAAACGGAATATTCAAAACGTGGATTTTACTATCGAGTGAGAAATGCTTCTTGCATGTGTGTAGATCTTTGTTCAGGTTGCACTGTTTGATGCACTGTCATCTACATAAAACAACTAGTTCCTGCAAAGAATGTTGGGAAATGCAAGATGTTTGACAGCTAAAATGGCAAAGATTTTACTATCTTTCTGAATATTCTCTGGTTTTTGGAGAAGCAACTGAACACAGTGTAAGATACATTTTTCTTCCGAATCGAGAACGAAGAAAGTATCGTCAAGAACAGGTTAACAGTGCGCCCATCCAGGACCCGCATCTGGTGGTTGATGAAGATCCGCAGAGGCAAAGTGGGGTGAGACCGCGGACTTCATGTGCAGCAGGCAAGCTGTGATCCAACATGCGCTCTGGGAACTCCAGAGCTAAGATACTAGTGACAGAGCTAGTGACACTACAACTTAAGACGCACACATTTGAACTTCCGTAACACCTTCACAACCTGAGATGCACACATTCAAACTTCTGCATCACCTTCACCATGGTGCGGATCACCACCTGAGCCTCCGGACCATGTGCGGTCTCAGGGTCCACTACTGCAGCCTGGACTCGAAGCACTGGGTCACCCACCTGGCAGACATGGGGGTATGACTATGAAGGACTTGGCGGGGCTGGATCttcctcttcatatactgtaggtaTGAACGAACCTTGACGCTTGTTGAGAACAAGAAGGGGCCACCGATGAGACGGGGACTACCCAGCCAATGGAGACAGTGAAATGGGGCCATGGGGCTTTtgaaacacacatactgtaggcccTAGTCGACAGCGCTGAAGTACAGAGTTATATTCATGGCTGGGTCCAGTCATGGCAGCACAGTCAGTCAGCTAACTTACAGCCCACCTACAAGAGACAAGCAAAGAACTGTCAAGAAGTAATTCAACAAAATATGGTCAACAACATAGTGGTGAAAGAGAAAGGTTGATATGTACATGAAAGATGGCCTGCTTACCAAATCAGTATTTCTGGCCCGGGTATGAGCAAAATCCTTTCACATTATCACATAACTGagaagctagctagcaagcaaatcGCTACAGCAGCTAGCTAAATTAGCGCACTAGACTAGATGACATTGAACCAACACTAAAGTCTGACTAACACGAGTATCTATGCCATGCAAGTGCTACACGTTTTCATAACATAATTACGTTTCCCttaaatgtacatattactaTATTGATTGTAGTATAGACAGTGATGCCATTGTTATACTGTAGTTAACTTTTTAAAATGAAAATACACACAAGCATGTCAtccctactacagtttaaccagatAATCACTTCCCGAGTCAACTATTTGGTCAGGCCTTCACAATAGGTCCTCTATGTGACGGTGGAAACGGGAATTATTTGAAAGGGGTTGAGATTGCTTAAAGGGGtcgctacatacatttttggatttataaatATCCATTGATTTTTTTTTCACTATAATTTATAATTTATACATATCAcatgagcttagtttaactgcCATACCCcatcataacccaaaatataaacttgttttactcccaatgtttgtaaacaaagtatatgtatgtatagcctcaaaacatggttaaaactatgatTCTTGATATCAGGGATGGtcagctctgtctatgaatttgagagtgattcaatttctctagccccatccctcagGTTTTTGCCAAAACAGTGGTGAGTTCACTTTATTGTTTCAACTACTGATTGGCCCTTTAAATGGTTGATAATCAGGGAATAGTTTGTGCTGTATATACCTCTAGCTATTATGTTTTATACATAGTTAGTTCAGATGGTTCCCAGTTGACGAATAGTGCTACCCTAACCACAAACCTTACCTAACCGTAACCATTTTACATATCAACTTCAATAGGGcaaggacgtcccaaggatcccggatagcacgGACCAGTTCGTGACAGTCTTAACCCGGAAATATTTTGGATACGTTTTCGCTAACGAGCGAATTCTGAACTTGTCCGTACATGTCCAACCCGCCGGACATGCATATTCATCAAGGACCAATGACAGTCTTTGTGTTTCTGCTATTAAACCAgagcccccccccaaaataagGAGATTGACTAAAATTACACGAATCTAATCAGGCACCTGATTTCGCTGCTGGGGACGTTTTGCAGCAGTTCAAATAGATGGAGGGAAGAGGCCTTGAGAATCATTTCAATCCGTCTGAGATTAAATGTTTGGAGATCATCCCAACGTTGCCAATGTGGATCATTGAATATGCCTGGGCTCACAGAATGATGGACACATTGGATggtaagcaacaacaacaaaaaaatattttttcaactCCGTGTTTGGGTGATTATGCAACAACGGGCACTTCCATGTCCTCGGGTCAATTTTggggattttattttttttaataaaacaaatccaaatatttgTATGTTAAATTCACACTGGAATCACCCCATACCCTTCAAACATCTCTCTATCAAGTATTTTAGCTACGTTTCAGATGCATTTTATACATCAATTTCACTATTTTGCCCTTGGCCCTGACCCAGACTTTTAAGCTTCTACTATATTTTTCTATGAGAACATtaataatgacacattatataatgtTATGCACTACAGAAAGAGTCAATTAAATAAAATCTATATCAATATTTATTGTGAGTATGCCCTTTATATTGTTTTCTACACAAAATATACCTGTCCTTTGGGAGTGGTGTCATTTCCACCACTGAGGACAAATTCCTCATTAAGTTTTTTCAAGCGAATGTTCATTTAGTTACCATGGAAACATAATGTAACACTGAAGCACATGGCTGCAGTGGATGGTTGTTCCAGATGTGATGTCCAGAAGATGAAGAAAAATCGAGTGAAATATTGCTTGTGCAATTAATATTTTAATTGTCAGTCATTTCCCAACAGGCTATAATTTCTTTAATTTGTGGTAGaacttttgatttaaaaaatatattttatgtatttAAGGTAAACAATATGCTAGCTGTAATACTAATCAAAGCATGCTAAGCTGTCTGTCAATTTTCTCCAGAAACTGTAGAAATGTAATTTCCATCACAGTCATTTCCATCACAAACTTAAGTGTTGTGGAAATGGCAGAAAGTGGTGAAAATGCCCCAAACCATTATCTTAttcatttttactttattttttaaatatatatatttttaactttaGGCTTATTTAATCAtgttttaaattaatttaatctAGAAAATGCTCCAAGGTGTGCACACATTGGAAACTAAGTagtatttgtctttatttttagaaGATGCCACATAAAACAGCACAGAGGTCACAGACATATAGAAACAAAATCAAAATCGATCCTATACGATACCAGGAATATCTgcaaaaagacagggagagatactgGAAGAAAAAAGAAACAAGAGATGAAAATATAACCAACGGAATAGAAGACAGACTTAAAGAGAACAGTTGCAAAGGAGACCTACCTATCAggcaacacaccacctcagtcaccagatgACTTGCAGCCAGAACATGAGGCTAACATACCTGCCCCTGATGCACACCCTGATACCCATTCCTCATCGTCTGCAACATGAATGAGAAATTGAATACTTGCTGGAAGGAAAAAGGTTGGAAGAGGTCGCACAAAAGCATACAGAGATCTTAGAATGACAAATGTCAAACTTGATAATGCTTTACGGAAAGCTGAGAAATATCATTTCTCTGCAAAACCCCACGCCAACCTCCAGTTCATGGCTGACAAACTACAGTATCACAAAGTGATCAGCTGCAGCAACATTGAGAAAGTTTTTGAGTCTTTGTGCTGTGAGAACCTGAAGACAGAGTGCAGGTATAGAGAGTGCTCCCTTCGCCAAGCAAAAGAGCTTAAAACATCTGACTTTGATGCTGGTGAGCAGAAATGGTGGTTTGAGTGGAAAAACAaagctgaagagagagaagaaaaatagAGGGAAACATGGAGAAGTTCACTGTACATTTGACAGTAAAAGAAAAAGTATGTGGCACACTGCACATTCTATTGGAGGACTTCTCCAAAGGATTGAAAGAGAAGTTGGGGAAACACCTGTACAACATTCAACACCAATACTCAAATGAGAGAATTAAGAGAATCTGGGGAAAGAGGAGATCATTGTGAATATTGACTTTGCAGAGAACTACCTGTGTAAATACACCAGTGAAATCCAGGCAGTTAACTTTGGTGATTCTCACAAGCAGGTGACCCTCCACACCTGTGTTGGATATACCACAAATGATACAGTTTCACTTTGCTCACTGAGCTCTTCTATGCGGCATGACCCCTCTGCTCTCTGGGCCCATCTCTCAAAAACACTGACCTACTTCCTTGAGCTCTGCCCATGGGCTACTGCTGTACACTTTGTGAGTGATGGGCCTACAAACCAGTATAGGTCTGAAATGTTTAACAATGGTTGTTCAAAATGTTTGCAATAAAatattgttttcattttttttttttttttacatagatgtCATTTCCATCACAACCCATATTTTGAGGTAAATGTGTATATTATGtataatttacatacatttatttgTTTTAGATATGGAAATCATATGGTTATCATAATCTCACAAAAAGGTTGGGTGGAAATATCTTATTTTTCatgataaataaatgttttcagctgtcaccaaggcaagtTTATACATTCAGGCATTGTGTGAATTATTAATATTAGGAAAACCTTAATCACTTTAAATAATATTCAGTTCATGTACAAATGTATAAGAAATATGTTATAAATCAATTGTatgatatttcattttcaactaaAATTTATGTTTAATGACGTGATGGAAATGACATTTGTGTATGGCTGTTTGGGaaaaattacaaaaatatataaattccTGAATAGTACGATCACAGCCATTATCAGATATATAGTTTCTAGACAAATCAAAGACAAGTACAATACTGGTAAAATGGTATTTGAATAAGTTTTAATTTTGCACAGTCAAAGTGCCTGAAGTTGCATAATCACCCGTTTATAAACAgaatatattattttaaatagTTGACACTAATCCAATTATATTATTAGACCTACATGGGCTAATATAGGACATGCAAAACATAATTAAGTTAAATTTAGTCAATAAGATGGTAAAAAATGGAATTGAAACATGGTATTAATAACCCCAAGCTGATAAATTGACATGATAGGTGACATTCCTTTAAAAGTTTTGCCTATTTGTTATatccctgtttgtgtgtgttctctagcTCTGGACCCCAGCAGATGGCCAGAGGATGACCTACAATCTGTCACCCTAGATGAGCCATGGAGGTTACGGGTGGCAGCAGCCCAGGCGTATTCTATAATGAAGACAAGAGACATCAAGAGCTTTGAGAGGGTGATGGAGTTCATGGATGTCACTTATACACTGCTGCCACGACTGGTGCCCCctatcaaacacatgaaaatcatgtTTGGCCTCAAGACCAAGGTATGTAGAGGTTTCACATAAGGTAGAGAACAGTTACAGGAAAGGGGTGGGAAATCGCAATATGTGGATACATAGAGAGGTTTCCAAGGCCATGTATGCCTACTAATAAGTTGGGCTGACTTGTTCAGGTACATTTATTTTAACTATGCTGTGTTTGTTGATTTGAGTTTTGGTGGAACAAAATTAGCAGCTGTGTTTGATTTGTATTCTGGTACAGATAATTATGTGGAAGCTTCGGGAAGACCAAGGTATTGTCAACACTGTTTTGAAGATCATTAAGTTTTTCCCAAGTAGACTACCTCAGTACCATGAATGTGTAAGTAAATGCATTATAACTGCCTAATTTGATTACTTTGGATGACACTGTTGACTAAACTGAATCAGTTGTATATCAGAGTATCAGCATCTCTGACCGACCCAGTGAGTTTTGGGTTGCTGAGCTAAATGTCGCCTTTCTTTGCTCCTCTTCAGAGCCGACAAGAGATGCACCTAATGAGGAAGAACCACCAGGACTTTAAGGCTTTGGCCCAGAATCTTGCAATGGACATGTCCATGCGCAACTCTTATATCAAGGTTAGCTAAATCCCCATCGCCTGTTTAACGCTCCCTTTCTATTCCCCTCTTTGTCTCACACGATTCAGTGTTAAATTCGTCAACAAAAATAGTGACAAATATTCATCAAACCCCTATTTTTCAGTGGCAATTGACGAGACTATAACTGACTAAATACACCCAGAAATGAACTAGAACAaagcaaaatgttttattttagtcTAGACGAGTTGAAATTCTCTTTGACTAAAATCTGACTACTAAGGGGACAGAACAAGAGTTTTTGGCGAGATTGAGAGCTTTTCAGTGGTAAGCAACATTTTAATATTAGCAGCACAGATTGCACAGTTCTGTTAATCAGTGGGAAGGACACAACAGTATGTTTTTATCCCTGTTGACTATAGAAACGTTTTTGAATTGGTAGTCAACCCTTGCACTTTCCCCACTGAATTTCATAGCCGGGTTATGTAGCCAACATCCTAGCGAAGTCTTTCCTCCGAGAAAACGGTTTGATTCTAGCCATTACCATTCAAAAGATATGACTCATAATACCGGTGTCACATTTTATTTTTCTTTCTATTGTGCATTGGCGCCAAATTTTACATTCATAAAGCATATCACGACCATTCTACAACTAGTCTGCTTACAGACCAGACCGTTAAATATTCGTTTAGGCTACACCTttttcagtcatgttacctcattgcctagctatatacagtgcatttggaaagtattcagaccccttgaccagtaccacattttgttacagacttattctaaaattgattcaatatagTTTTTTCATCATctatctaaacacaataccccataatgacaaagtgaaaacggataccttatttacataactattcagaccctttgctatgagactcgaaattgagctcaggtgcatcctgtttacattgatcatccttgagatgtttctacatcttgattggagtccacctgtggtaaattaagaacaaattcttattttcaatgacggtctaggaacagtgggttaactgcctgttcaagggcagaacgacagattttgtaccttgtcagctcggggatttgaacttgcaacctttcggttactagtccaatgctctaaccactaggctacactgccgccgtCTTTCTTTTGTATATAATGTACAATATCTATGTCGGCTGAATTAGGAATTTACATGGCCAGATAATTCTTATACAGTGTATGTTTGTCATATCTCTGCTGTTGGGAAGAGAATAGGATGGTATGCAGAAAAATATGTTGGTAAGACAAGGCTATTTATGTTTGTGCACATGGGAGACAGTCATTTGTGTTTACTTTACTGATGTGATGTGACTAAAATAAAAGTTTAGTTTACTAAAATGGCCCACTGTTTTCGTCATTTTGACAATAACTAGACAAAATCATTATTCAAGTGACTAAGACTTAATAATATTATATAAAATGACTAAGACTAGACTAAATCTAAAAGCGTGCCAGAATGAACACTGGCATGATTACATAGGTGTAATTGACATCTTTATGCCTTGTGACCTTCAACTATGTGAACTGTGACCTTCAACTATTCCTGGATTCAGTGGTTCCTGAAGAAGACGTACAATGCTGAATACGTAATAGGCCAGTCTGAGATGATAGTGCCATTATAAAGTCTGGGTAGTAGTTCCTTTGCTGTCCAGTAGGGTATGCTATATACCCAGCCTCTTGCTACACTCAGCCTTTAGTTGCTTGTGATGGAACTCCAAAACAATGGAGATGGTTTGATGGAGCAATGCCTGTCGCCTCCACTAGggttgaggtattgtgtgtaggatgGAGTATATGTATTGATCTGCAGGTTCTCTTTTAGGATTTGATGGAGGACCAATATGGAGAATGCTATGCCCAGAAACTGGAGGACAGGTTGCTGCATTACCTTCAGGTACTGGAGTCGACGCTGCAGAGTGATACCTATTttgaccaggtgtgtgtatatacaatAATTATTGAGATTGTTTGAGGATTCAATCAAATGGAGAATGTATGTTCTCATGCTATTACATAACTGTCAATGTCCTTGTTATCCATGTGAATGTGCCTATAGCTGTTGAAGCAGGAGGGTCCAATGGCATACGAAGAGGAGTTACTATTGCCGTTAATTACCTGTGACTCCACCTCCCTTGCTGCGTCCTTGAAGAGGCTATTCCACTCTGGTCAACAAACTCAGCATATTAACAATGGCAtacagatgtaaacacagtacagtatgtaagaCCACCAGGAACCTATAGTACTGtagataaatatgttgtcttTCTATTCCTTCAGACGAGTCTTCTTCAAGATGCCATCCCAGCCACGGAGCCCATAAGGTATCAGCACAGGAGAGGGGAATAGGCCGGGAGCTGGAGGGTCCTGGGACCTCGAAAGTTGTGCTAAGGTCGCCCAAGGAGAGAACACACAAAGACGGGCAGTCACAGCTTGACAGGACAAGTCTCTATGCATTCCAGGGTATCTGTCAAGATAACCGAGAGGAGAGATCCAACTCATTGGGGTTGGGTCCACACCATGCTTGTGCAGCTGAGCAAAGTTTAGAGCCACAGGCCCTTATCGTGGAGCTGGGGGTGGATCTGT
Coding sequences within it:
- the LOC112252298 gene encoding uncharacterized protein LOC112252298, whose product is MEGRGLENHFNPSEIKCLEIIPTLPMWIIEYAWAHRMMDTLDALDPSRWPEDDLQSVTLDEPWRLRVAAAQAYSIMKTRDIKSFERVMEFMDVTYTLLPRLVPPIKHMKIMFGLKTKIIMWKLREDQGIVNTVLKIIKFFPSRLPQYHECSRQEMHLMRKNHQDFKALAQNLAMDMSMRNSYIKDLMEDQYGECYAQKLEDRLLHYLQVLESTLQSDTYFDQLLKQEGPMAYEEELLLPLITCDSTSLAASLKRLFHSDESSSRCHPSHGAHKVSAQERGIGRELEGPGTSKVVLRSPKERTHKDGQSQLDRTSLYAFQGICQDNREERSNSLGLGPHHACAAEQSLEPQALIVELGVDLSKDSPLLLEEEVSDGEEGSRGRTEVEDRQNNEEVPEASPLQLCSKHQKWVRSILQECSEELLCEKSDTPVHCQGSSSTSSQDLTPSLLTLCQPQHLTLATQSPSPPQTVAVSQPTALDDRAHSEQAGEPADSPEASRTHKVKLRLSMESQALLLMSKFLQPFVRLRKLTQQECSMAAELRGTKTTEEEDRDDGEEEDDEEYVEKTPVYSYYDLNTLYSSFESSSDEDPETQDSDPDYVPGYGKRMYNQSV
- the LOC112252296 gene encoding peptide deformylase, mitochondrial-like, producing MTGPSHEYNSVLQRCRLGPTSYPHVCQVGDPVLRVQAAVVDPETAHGPEAQVVIRTMVKVMQKFECVHLSQGLNEKAEPVTWQVSGWPAHILQLEMDHLDGVRYIDRMDSKTFNVKWAAQNE